The nucleotide sequence ACGTTTTATCAAAATAGGCATTCAATATGATTTGTCAAATATAGAGGCACTTTTCGCGTTTTGGTTACAGATTTTTTTCACGGCTCTTCGAGCAGCCGCTGCCGGAGCCAGATCAAAACCTTTCCGAATTCACTTTTTAATTCCTGCAAGGCGCGGCCGCGATGGCTCACCCGGTTCTTCTCCTCGCTGTCGATTTCCGCAAACGTTTTTCCGAGGGGCGGATAGAAAAACACCGGGTCGTAGCCGAACCCCGAAGCCCCAGCTGGTTTCCGGGTGATCTCGCCTTCGCATTTCCCCTCATAGATGAGCGCCGGCCCCCGCGGGACAGCAATGGCAATGACGCACCAAAACGCGGCCCTTCTGTCCTCCACACCCTCCATCTGCAGCAGGAGCTTCGCGTTGTTCTCCCCATCGCTCGCACCATCCCCGGCAAAGCGCGCGGAACGGACGCCCGGTTCTCCTCCAAGCGCATCGACGACCAGCCCCGAATCGTCGGCCAAGGCCGGAAACCCAAGGACGCGCGCGGTAAACCGGGCCTTCTTGACCGCATTGTCCTCGAAGGTCTCCCCGTCCTCCTCGATGCTCGGGATCGGTCCGAAATCATCCAAAGTCTTAAGTTCTACATCAAAATAATTCAATAACGATTTGAATTCATACAATTTACCCTTGTTGCGCGTCGCGAGAACCAAGGGGATCCGCTCTGGTAGGATTTTTGTGGGTTCGTGCACGTGATCTGCCTGCAATGGAATCCTGCCTCCTTCAGTTTTTTTGCTGAAATACGCCCTTGGGCCGGTGGCATCCACATTTTGGGGTGGACAAGCAGCCAAGCGTCCGCTAGGTTAGATTTCCTCAGTAAACGGTCTTTTTGGCCGATCTCGGCATCAATCCGCACGTTTGCTTGTGCGGCGACCTGCAGGTCGCCTCCGCGCAAATGCTTGATTTCCTTGATATTGGCCAAGCCGGGACCCACCGCGAAGCGTACAAAGAAAAGCCCGCACTTCCCGGTTGAAAACCCGGCGGGATCGGATCTGCGTTTCCGAAAAAGCCGTCCCGGACTGACGATTATACCGGCCGGGGCGTTGTCTCCTGGCGGTTTCGCCTGCACCACATCACTATCAGCTTTAAGGATCGACCGCATGGATCTCGAAGCCTTCCAGCAAAACCACCCCACCCAGACCGAAGAGGTGGTCGTCCGAAACCGCCGTTACCGGCTCCTGCTCCCCAAGACCCTCGACTCCTTCATCGACCCGGATGATCCGATGCGCGATTTCCCGCTCTGGGCAAAGATCTGGGAGGCGTCGCTCGTTCTAGCCGATGCCTTGGCCGGCATGCCTCCGGCTCCATCGCGACAGATATTGGAGATCGGGTGCGGGGCGGGGCTTGTGGGCATTGTGGCGGCATCCTTCGGCCACCGTATCACCATGACGGAGTACAACCCCGATGCGCTCGCGTTCGCACAGGCAAACGCTGAGTTGAATCTATCAGATTCCAGCGGAAAACTCAAGATTCAGCGTCTGGACTGGCACCGCCCCGACCTGGAAGGGCCCTTCGACTTGATCATCGGGTCAGAGGTGGTTTACAGCGAAAGGGATTTCGAACCGCTCGAACGCCTCTTCAAAACGTTTCTCGGCCCCGGGGGGGAGGTCATCCTGGCCGAGGGGATGCGGCGGACGAGCATGGCCTTTTTGCAGCGCCTCTCCGAATCCTGGCAGATCGAAGCGCGCCGCATGACCCTGCGCTCCCAGGAAAAATCCATGCCCGTCATCCTGGCGCGCCTGCAGCGCAAGGCGAACGGACTATAAGTACCCGTCCTTTCCTGCAGCCTTCAAGGCCTCCACGATCTTCCGGATATCCTGCGACCGATCGAGGCGGGTGACCAGGAGGGCGTCGGGCGTATCCACGACCAGAACGTCCTCGAGCCCGAGGCAGGCGACGATCTTCTTCCCGGATGTCTGGACGAACGAGCCCCGGCAGTCGATCAGGACGGCGCCGGCATCCGCCAGATTGCCCTTGGCATCATGCGATACAGACCAGAGCGCGTAAAGGGAGGCCCATGAGCCGACATCGCTCCAATCGCAGCGGCAAGGAACGACATAGGCTTCTACCTCCGGTTTTTCCATGACGCCGTAGTCGAACGAGATCCCCTCTATCGTCGCGTAGACCTCTCCGAGCCTTTCAGCGAAACCCTCGCGCCCGAACGCCCCTTCAAGACGGGAAAGGGCCTTGTAAAGCGCCGGCAGGTGCCGCTCGACCTCCATCAGCAATGTCTCCGCCGTCGCGACGAAGACGCCCGCGTTCCAATAGTATTCACCGCTCGCAACATAGCTTTTCGCATCTGCGAGGGCGGGTTTTTCCACAAATTCCGCGACCCGGTAAACCCATTCCGCCGGACCTGTCAAGGCCGACCCCTCGCGGCGGATATACCCGTACCCTGTCTCGGGTTGGTCGGGCACGATCCCCAGGGTTACGATACCGCCTGAAAGGCTCTTCCGCCCGGCGACGCAGAGTGCATCGAGAAAGGACTGCCGGTCCCCGATGTGATGATCGGCGGGCAGGAATGCGATGGCTCCCCGGATGCCCCGCCACCGGGCGTAAAAGGCCCCGAGCGCAATGCAGGGAGCCGTGTTCCTGCCGACCGGTTCACCGATCAGATGAATCGGGCGTCCTCCCAAGCATGCCTTCGCCTCGGAAAGATGGCTCTCACCAAGGACCGCCACGATCCGTTCGTCCCCCAGGATCGGGCTCAAACGGTTGCAGGTCTCGACGAGCAGGGGCTCGCCGCCGGTGACCGGCAGGAACTGCTTCGGTTTCAGCGCCCGGCTCATCGGCCAGAAGCGCGTCCCGGAACCCCCCGCCATGACCACAGCGCATTCGATCGCGTTCTTCTCCATTGCGATGCCTTTTCTCCTTCATCCCTCCTGTTGGCCGGCCCGCACCGGAAAAGCCCCGGCCTATCCCCTGACGGCGCAGTTCTTCCACTCGAGGGGGCCTTCGACACCTCACCGGGCCGCCTAGACGACAAGTGCCGGGCCGCCCGAATCAGGTCCGGTAATCCGCGTTGATGCTGACGTACTGGTGGGTGAGGTCGCAGGTGCTGACCCGCTCTTCCGCGCGCCCCATGTGAAGATCCACCGTTACGTCGAAGGACTTCTCATGCATCTTCTCGGCCGCTCGGCCCTCGGCCTCCGCCCCGAGGCCCAGCCCAGCAGCTACGATCTGGATATCATCGACCCAGATGTCCACGCGTTCCTCTTGCATAATCACGCCCGACCGGCCGAGGGCCGCCATGATGCGCCCCCAGTTGGGGTCCTGGCCATAGAAGGCGGTCTTGACGAGCGGAGAATTGGCCACCGTCTTCGCGGCCAGGAGCGCCTGTCCCTCGTCCACCGCACCTTTCACCCGGATGTGGACGAGTTTGCTCGCGCCCTCGCCGTCGCGTACGATCATCTCAGCCAGTTCGCCCAGCACTTCCGTCAGACCGGCGCGGAAGGTCAGTTCGCCGGTCTCCCCCAGGGGACCGTTCCCTGCAAGGCCGTTCGCCAGGATCAGCACCGTGTCGTTCGTGCTCGTGTCCCCGTCGACCGTGATCCGGTTGAAGGTCTTCTGGACCGCCGCCCGGAGGGCGGATCTGAGCGCCAGGGTCTCGATGCGCAGATCGGTCACCACGAAACAGAGCATCGTCGCCATGTCGGGCATGATCATCCCCGCGCCCTTGGCCATTCCCAGAATCGTAAAGGGCTTCCCACCGGCCTCTCCCGTAAAGCGGCTGAGCTTCGGGAAAGAATCCGTGGTCATGATCGCCTCGGCGGCTTTGGGCGCTCCGCGTGGGTCCAGCCCGCCAACCAGTTCCGGCAGGGCCTTTTCGATGCGTGACAGAGGAAGCACCTGCCCGATCACTCCGGTGGAGGCCACCAACACCTCCTCCGGTTTCAGTCCGGCACTGGCCGCCAGGATCTCGGCAGAACGCCGGGCCGCCTCGAACCCCTCACGCCCTGAACAGGCGTTGGCATTCCCTGCATTGGCGATAATCGCGCGGGCGGCGCCCGTCCGGATCCTCTCCTGGTCCAGCTGGACAGGGGCGGCCTTGACTCGGTTGGTCGTAAACATCCCTGCGGCCGTAGTCGTATCCTGGTCGGAGAAGATCAGCGCCAGGTCGAGCCCAGGTTTTTTCCTCAACCCCGCTGAAACCGCTGAAAATCTGAAACCCTGCACCATCATCTCGTCATCGTTCATTCCTCTCACCTCTCAAAGACCGGCGCCGCAGCATTTCTTGTACTTTTTGCCGCTCCCGCAGGGGCAGGGATCGTTCCGGCCCACTTTGGCCGCCTGCCGCCGGACCGTGGCTGGCTTGGCGCTCTCCGCGCCGCCTCCATGGCTCATCTGGAGCTGCCTCTTTTTCTCGGGCGGGGGCTCCGCCTGCCGCCTGACGAACTGCAATTTGAAGAGCGTCCCCAGCGTCTCCTCCCGGATGCGGTCCATCAGGCCCTCGAAGAGGGCGAACCCCTCCTTCTGATACTCCCGGAGGGGATCCAGCTGGCCGTATCCCCTGAGCCCGATCCCCTCCTTCATGTGCTCCATGTCCTGGAGGTGGTCGACCCAGCGCGTGTCGATGATCTGGAGCATGATCAAACGCTCCAGCCGCTCGAAGTCCTCCGCCCCGAGAAGCTCACGCCGCTCGTTGAGAGCTGTGCGCGCCTGCTCTTTGATGAGGTCGAGCACGTCTTCGGGCTTGAGGCTGTCGAACGCCTCTTCCGTCATGTCCTTTTCCGTAATCTTCGGCCTGAAGCCGAAGACCCGGATGACGTGGTCGCTCAGGCCCTGGACATTCCAGTCCTCCGCATGTTCTTTGGGGTCGATATACTGCTCGACCAGGGCCTCGATCCGCTCCTCGATCATCGTATCGATGATGCCCCCAAGCCCCTCCCCTCTCAGTACATCCCGCCGCAGAGAGTAGATGATCTCCCTCTGCTTGTTCATGACATCGTCGTACTCGAGGAGATGCTTGCGGATGTCGAAGTTGTGCGCCTCCACCTTCTTCTGTGCGTTCTCGATGGCCTTCGAGATGAGGCCGTGTTCGATCGGTTCGCCCTCTTCCATGCCGAGGCGCCCCATGATCGAGGAGATCCGCTCCGACCCGAAGATCCGCAGGAGATCGTCTTCAAGGGACAAATAGAAGCGCGAACTGCCCGGGTCGCCCTGCCGCCCGGCCCGGCCGCGGAGCTGATTGTCGATCCGGCGGCTCTCATGACGTTCAGTGCCGAGGATGTGAAGGCCGCCGAGCTCCCGCACCCCCTCGCCCAGAACGATGTCGGTTCCACGGCCGGCCATGTTCGTCGAGATGGTGACCGTCCTGGCCTGCCCCGCCTGGGCGATGATCTCCGCCTCCTTCTCGTGGTGCTTTGCGTTCAGAACCGAGTGCGGGACGCCGCTGCGTTTGAG is from Desulfatiglans anilini DSM 4660 and encodes:
- a CDS encoding XTP/dITP diphosphatase, with amino-acid sequence MLPERIPLVLATRNKGKLYEFKSLLNYFDVELKTLDDFGPIPSIEEDGETFEDNAVKKARFTARVLGFPALADDSGLVVDALGGEPGVRSARFAGDGASDGENNAKLLLQMEGVEDRRAAFWCVIAIAVPRGPALIYEGKCEGEITRKPAGASGFGYDPVFFYPPLGKTFAEIDSEEKNRVSHRGRALQELKSEFGKVLIWLRQRLLEEP
- a CDS encoding class I SAM-dependent methyltransferase, coding for MDLEAFQQNHPTQTEEVVVRNRRYRLLLPKTLDSFIDPDDPMRDFPLWAKIWEASLVLADALAGMPPAPSRQILEIGCGAGLVGIVAASFGHRITMTEYNPDALAFAQANAELNLSDSSGKLKIQRLDWHRPDLEGPFDLIIGSEVVYSERDFEPLERLFKTFLGPGGEVILAEGMRRTSMAFLQRLSESWQIEARRMTLRSQEKSMPVILARLQRKANGL
- a CDS encoding mannose-1-phosphate guanylyltransferase; its protein translation is MEKNAIECAVVMAGGSGTRFWPMSRALKPKQFLPVTGGEPLLVETCNRLSPILGDERIVAVLGESHLSEAKACLGGRPIHLIGEPVGRNTAPCIALGAFYARWRGIRGAIAFLPADHHIGDRQSFLDALCVAGRKSLSGGIVTLGIVPDQPETGYGYIRREGSALTGPAEWVYRVAEFVEKPALADAKSYVASGEYYWNAGVFVATAETLLMEVERHLPALYKALSRLEGAFGREGFAERLGEVYATIEGISFDYGVMEKPEVEAYVVPCRCDWSDVGSWASLYALWSVSHDAKGNLADAGAVLIDCRGSFVQTSGKKIVACLGLEDVLVVDTPDALLVTRLDRSQDIRKIVEALKAAGKDGYL
- the argJ gene encoding bifunctional glutamate N-acetyltransferase/amino-acid acetyltransferase ArgJ, with translation MMVQGFRFSAVSAGLRKKPGLDLALIFSDQDTTTAAGMFTTNRVKAAPVQLDQERIRTGAARAIIANAGNANACSGREGFEAARRSAEILAASAGLKPEEVLVASTGVIGQVLPLSRIEKALPELVGGLDPRGAPKAAEAIMTTDSFPKLSRFTGEAGGKPFTILGMAKGAGMIMPDMATMLCFVVTDLRIETLALRSALRAAVQKTFNRITVDGDTSTNDTVLILANGLAGNGPLGETGELTFRAGLTEVLGELAEMIVRDGEGASKLVHIRVKGAVDEGQALLAAKTVANSPLVKTAFYGQDPNWGRIMAALGRSGVIMQEERVDIWVDDIQIVAAGLGLGAEAEGRAAEKMHEKSFDVTVDLHMGRAEERVSTCDLTHQYVSINADYRT